Proteins encoded together in one Triticum dicoccoides isolate Atlit2015 ecotype Zavitan chromosome 7B, WEW_v2.0, whole genome shotgun sequence window:
- the LOC119340189 gene encoding G patch domain-containing protein 11-like, giving the protein MEPNAAVEADAEDDYMGDLSHFLPPSPSSPTRSLGVRKQPPKPAPPARGQAKRAKGLPWKEHRRQERDRSQREEDARTLAGMAEAIPESNVGFKMLKQMGYDPAARGAGAEPVGIEIRRSRAGLGAEPDASVAPLPQPSEPKTREEEERERKRQEEMVVELRSRKSTQWKGRRLVWDFRKAEAALAQLENREVEPPAPDGEEKEKGEDEEEEVITEEGLQTILDKLRVQHHYCLYCGCKFESAGALANECPGPNEDDH; this is encoded by the exons ATGGAGCCGAACGCAGCTGTTGAGGCCGACGCCGAGGACGACTACATGGGGGACCTGTCCCACTTCCTCCCGCCGAGCCCCTCCTCTCCCACCAGGAGCCTCGGGGTCCGGAAGCAACCCCCCAAGCCGGCTCCGCCGGCGCGAGGGCAGGCGAAGCGCGCCAAGGGGCTGCCGTGGAAGGAGCACCGGCGGCAGGAGCGCGATAGGAGCCAGAGAGAGGAGGATGCCCGCACGTTGGCCGGGATGGCAGAGGCCATCCCGGAGAGCAACGTTGGGTTCAAGATGTTGAAGCAGATGGGATACGACCCAGCAGCCCGCGGCGCCGGCGCCGAGCCGGTCGGAATCGAGATCCGCCGCTCTCGGGCCGGACTCGGGGCGGAGCCAGATGCTTCTGTGGCGCCGCTGCCGCAGCCATCGGAACCCAAGacgcgggaggaggaagaaagggagagGAAGCGGCAGGAGGAGATGGTGGTGGAGCTGAGGTCGAGGAAGAGCACGCAATGGAAGGGACGGAGGTTGGTGTGGGACTTCCGCAAGGCTGAGGCGGCGCTCGCGCAGCTGGAGAACAGGGAGGTGGAGCCACCGGCCCCCGatggggaggagaaggagaagggagaagatgaagaggaagaggtgatCACTGAAGAG GGTTTACAAACCATACTGGATAAGCTGCGTGTTCAACACCACTATTGCCTTTACTGTGGATGCAAG TTTGAATCAGCAGGAGCATTGGCAAATGAATGCCCTGGGCCTAATGAAGATGATCACTGA